A genomic region of Dunckerocampus dactyliophorus isolate RoL2022-P2 chromosome 8, RoL_Ddac_1.1, whole genome shotgun sequence contains the following coding sequences:
- the LOC129186915 gene encoding blue-sensitive opsin-like, protein MRRNYPMELPDDFWIPVPLDTDNVTLFSPFLVPQDHLGTKAIFYSMSAFMFLLFVTGTTVNVLTITCTAQHKKLRSHLNYILVNLAVANLIVSSVGSFTCFYCFAFRYMVLGPLGCKIEGFTATLGGMVSLWSLAVIAFERWLVVCKPLGNFAFKPNHAIACCAATWVFALMAAVPPLLGWSRYIPEGMQCSCGPDWYTTNNKFNNESYVMFLFCFCFAAPFCTIVFCYSQLLFVLKSAAKAQAESVSTQKAEKEVSRMVVIMVLGFLVCWMPYASFAIWVVNNRGQPFDLRLATIPSCLSKASTVYNPVIYIILNKQFRSCLKKMLGIGEGDEDETSASQSVTEVSKVGPA, encoded by the exons ATGAGAAGAAATTACCCCATGGAGCTCCCAGATGACTTTTGGATCCCTGTACCGTTGGACACCGACAACGTGACTTTATTCAGCCCCTTCCTGGTTCCTCAGGATCACCTGGGGACCAAGGCCATCTTTTATTCCATGTCGGCATTTATGTTCTTGCTATTTGTCACTGGCACCACCGTCAACGTCCTCACCATCACCTGCACCGCTCAGCACAAGAAGCTACGCTCTCACCTCAACTACATTCTGGTGAACTTGGCTGTGGCAAACCTGATCGTCTCCTCGGTGGGTTCCTTCACGTGTTTTTATTGCTTTGCTTTCCGATACATGGTCCTTGGGCCGCTGGGGTGCAAGATTGAGGGATTTACAGCAACTCTTGGGG GTATGGTAAGCCTCTGGTCTCTGGCAGTGATAGCTTTCGAAAGGTGGCTGGTTGTGTGCAAACCTCTTGGGAACTTTGCCTTTAAACCCAACCACGCCATAGCTTGCTGTGCAGCGACTTGGGTGTTTGCTTTGATGGCTGCAGTTCCTCCGCTGCTTGGATGGAGCAG GTACATTCCTGAGGGGATGCAGTGCTCCTGTGGTCCGGATTGGTACACTACCAACAACAAGTTTAACAATGAGTCCTACGTGATGTTCCTCTTCTGCTTCTGCTTCGCGGCCCCCTTCTGCACTATTGTTTTCTGCTACTCACAGCTGCTTTTTGTGCTGAAATCT GCAGCAAAAGCCCAGGCGGAGTCTGTTTCTACCCAAAAAGCAGAGAAGGAGGTGAGCCGGATGGTTGTCATCATGGTCCTGGGTTTCCTGGTGTGCTGGATGCCCTATGCCTCCTTTGCCATTTGGGTCGTGAATAACCGTGGGCAGCCTTTTGACTTGAGGCTTGCCACCATACCCTCCTGTCTCTCTAAAGCGTCCACAGTCTACAACCCAGTCATCTACATCATCCTCAATAAACAG TTCCGCTCATGTCTGAAGAAGATGCTCGGCATCGGTGAAGGTGATGAGGATGAAACATCAGCAAGTCAGTCGGTCACTGAAGTCTCTAAAGTTGGACCTGCTTAA